The Bacillus carboniphilus genome contains a region encoding:
- a CDS encoding phage major tail protein, TP901-1 family, protein MSKMQGMKCKVYIKDNDTDKVLAGQRNATLNRSSETLDGTSKDSNGFWKENLQGFKEWSIDCDGALVESDEAYGILEDKWLNSENVEIVVVMGSGTKYEGNAILTDFPIDMPYDDLVTYSMSLTGSGALAKTKVANA, encoded by the coding sequence ATGAGTAAAATGCAAGGAATGAAATGTAAAGTATACATTAAGGACAACGATACAGATAAAGTATTAGCGGGTCAACGAAATGCAACATTAAATCGTTCATCAGAAACACTTGATGGTACATCAAAAGATTCAAATGGTTTTTGGAAAGAAAATCTTCAAGGATTTAAAGAGTGGTCCATTGATTGTGATGGTGCATTAGTAGAGTCAGATGAAGCCTATGGTATCCTAGAAGATAAATGGTTGAACTCTGAAAATGTAGAAATAGTTGTTGTGATGGGAAGTGGCACAAAATATGAAGGAAATGCGATTTTAACGGATTTCCCAATTGATATGCCATATGACGATTTAGTCACTTATTCCATGTCTTTAACAGGTTCAGGAGCATTAGCAAAAACGAAAGTGGCAAATGCATAA
- a CDS encoding DUF3168 domain-containing protein, whose protein sequence is MNQFTKVYSAVYDRLVNNPDVMNRITSVYDYESDAAVYPYAVLGDILIEPNETKTSMDQQIELTLNIRHEAQGKKELIAIAESIIASLSEDLSVEGVFLLSQNLKSFEVLQEEESKIYYGKIIYKFKIESEE, encoded by the coding sequence GTGAACCAGTTTACAAAAGTATACAGTGCTGTTTATGATCGATTAGTCAATAATCCAGACGTGATGAATCGCATTACATCTGTTTATGACTATGAATCAGATGCAGCGGTTTATCCTTATGCAGTGTTAGGAGATATTTTAATTGAACCGAACGAAACAAAAACATCTATGGATCAACAAATAGAACTTACCTTGAACATCCGGCACGAAGCTCAAGGTAAGAAAGAATTGATTGCAATTGCTGAGTCTATTATAGCATCTTTATCGGAGGATCTTTCCGTTGAAGGTGTATTTTTATTGTCTCAAAATCTAAAAAGTTTCGAAGTATTACAGGAAGAAGAATCAAAGATTTACTATGGAAAAATCATTTATAAATTTAAAATTGAGTCGGAGGAATAA
- a CDS encoding glycosyltransferase family 2 protein yields MKIAVLIPCFNEERTIGKVINDFKQELPDAEIYVYDNNSSDRTSEIAIRHGAIVKHEPRQGKGNVVRAMFSEIDADYYVMADGDDTYPAEFVHQLLQPLIEKKAHMVIGDRLSNNTYREQNKRQFHNLGNRLVKGLINSLYKSSLSDIMTGYRAFNRFFVKSMPVLSPGFEIESEMTIHALDKRFIVEEIPIVYRDRPEGSESKLHTFSDGYKVLKMVFVLFKDYKPLMFFSLWSAFFLISGLAVGSPVIVEFIQTSFITKVPSAILAVGLILVSIMFMISGLILDTVASVHRKQYELELKRIYDTIEEQRID; encoded by the coding sequence ATGAAAATTGCTGTATTAATTCCTTGCTTTAATGAAGAGCGAACAATTGGAAAAGTAATTAATGACTTTAAACAGGAACTACCTGATGCTGAAATTTACGTCTATGATAACAATTCCTCTGACCGCACGTCAGAAATTGCTATTCGTCATGGAGCTATTGTTAAGCATGAACCAAGACAAGGAAAAGGAAATGTCGTTCGCGCTATGTTTAGTGAAATTGATGCTGATTACTATGTAATGGCTGATGGAGATGATACATATCCTGCAGAGTTTGTACATCAACTACTCCAACCCTTAATAGAAAAAAAGGCCCACATGGTGATAGGAGATCGATTATCAAACAATACCTATCGTGAACAGAATAAACGTCAGTTTCATAATTTAGGGAATAGATTGGTGAAGGGTCTCATTAACTCTTTATATAAAAGTTCACTTTCGGACATCATGACGGGGTATCGAGCTTTTAATCGCTTCTTTGTTAAATCTATGCCCGTATTAAGTCCTGGTTTTGAAATTGAAAGTGAGATGACTATTCATGCACTTGACAAACGATTTATAGTTGAAGAAATACCCATTGTTTATCGAGATCGACCTGAAGGAAGTGAATCAAAGTTACACACTTTTTCTGATGGGTATAAAGTGTTAAAAATGGTATTTGTTCTATTTAAAGATTATAAACCACTAATGTTTTTTTCACTTTGGTCAGCCTTTTTTTTAATTAGCGGATTAGCAGTTGGAAGCCCTGTCATAGTTGAGTTTATTCAAACTTCTTTCATCACAAAGGTCCCATCCGCAATACTAGCAGTTGGGTTAATTCTTGTGTCAATCATGTTTATGATAAGTGGGTTAATATTGGATACCGTAGCTTCTGTCCACCGAAAACAATATGAGTTAGAGTTGAAGAGGATTTATGACACTATCGAGGAACAGAGAATTGATTAA
- a CDS encoding DUF6020 family protein: protein MIKYVREVVQKVSFEYSLTVILLIVTSFSVQLFYIPFHLWGAIGLLFLIVTAYTFLQKRINHLTVYNKIVIAGFTLFFIVSSSGHPAHHENLSLFMKVLILFGAFIYSYFILLFIFSLFLTRQSSNPHKEVKGSKILLYASPSLLVWTAFLLAFFPGVLTPDSFAQWGQAHGEPYNDWHPLMYTLFIKMMIQIIDSPATIAIVQILFMAFVFGYILYRFEKKGFSSKGLFIIAVILAILPMNGIHSITLWKDVFYNSFLFLFTFCLIEISLSKGKWLLNQKYLFLFIFSSFGLVFFRHNGFPVFVITILILLFTFRYYWKRIVIVAALTIGAHSLFTGPIFSLLDVTPSDPNEMLSIPTQQIAYVLVQDGEVTDSQLGYLNEILPIELWKEKYHPYLSDPIKFSKEYNRQAIFPNNLSTFIKTWSEICIQNPKLVTKAFLMQTSLVWQINEPDGLGKQTTYVNYVYKNDYGIVREPISLNLSKWLHAYLEATNQGVVRMALWRTSMHTFLFLFLTYVAIIRFGKRAIIVVLPTLLNTASVFVALPAQSYRYLYGTTLVTILLLLFLLSSKRDEKNVEIN, encoded by the coding sequence TTGATTAAATATGTTAGAGAAGTTGTTCAAAAAGTCAGTTTTGAATATTCACTTACAGTCATTTTATTAATTGTTACTTCTTTTTCCGTTCAATTGTTTTATATCCCTTTTCACTTATGGGGAGCAATTGGTTTATTGTTTTTAATCGTCACTGCATATACTTTCCTTCAAAAAAGGATAAATCACCTAACCGTTTATAACAAAATCGTCATTGCAGGATTCACTCTTTTTTTTATTGTTAGCAGCTCTGGGCATCCTGCTCATCATGAAAACTTATCGTTATTTATGAAAGTTTTAATTTTGTTTGGTGCATTCATCTATAGTTATTTCATTCTATTGTTTATTTTTTCTTTATTCCTGACAAGACAATCATCCAATCCTCATAAAGAAGTAAAAGGTTCAAAAATATTACTATACGCTTCTCCTAGTTTATTGGTTTGGACTGCCTTTTTACTCGCTTTCTTCCCTGGCGTATTGACACCAGATTCATTTGCTCAATGGGGACAAGCACATGGGGAACCGTACAATGATTGGCACCCACTCATGTACACTCTATTTATAAAGATGATGATTCAAATTATTGATTCTCCTGCAACAATTGCTATAGTTCAAATTCTTTTCATGGCATTCGTATTCGGGTATATTCTTTATCGTTTTGAAAAAAAAGGATTTTCCAGTAAAGGACTATTCATTATTGCCGTTATACTAGCGATACTCCCAATGAATGGTATTCATTCTATTACGTTATGGAAAGATGTATTTTACAACAGTTTTTTATTTTTGTTTACTTTTTGCCTTATAGAAATTTCCCTTTCAAAAGGTAAATGGCTTTTAAACCAAAAGTACTTGTTCCTTTTTATTTTTTCATCTTTTGGACTTGTATTTTTCCGTCATAACGGATTCCCTGTATTTGTTATTACAATACTAATCCTACTGTTTACTTTTAGATATTATTGGAAGAGAATTGTAATTGTTGCAGCTTTAACAATTGGAGCTCACAGCCTGTTTACTGGCCCTATATTTTCTCTTCTAGACGTAACACCATCTGATCCAAATGAGATGCTCAGTATACCAACTCAACAAATAGCCTATGTTTTAGTTCAAGATGGAGAAGTCACTGACAGTCAGTTAGGTTACTTGAATGAGATATTGCCTATTGAATTATGGAAAGAAAAGTACCACCCCTATTTATCAGACCCTATTAAATTTTCAAAAGAATACAATAGACAGGCTATCTTTCCTAATAATCTTTCTACTTTTATTAAAACTTGGAGTGAGATCTGTATACAGAACCCTAAGCTCGTTACAAAAGCTTTTCTTATGCAAACTTCTCTTGTCTGGCAGATTAATGAGCCAGACGGTTTAGGCAAGCAAACTACCTATGTAAACTATGTTTATAAAAATGACTATGGTATAGTGAGAGAACCTATTTCTTTAAACTTATCAAAATGGTTACACGCTTATTTGGAAGCTACTAACCAAGGGGTAGTAAGGATGGCCCTATGGCGGACTTCTATGCATACTTTTCTTTTCCTATTTTTAACGTATGTTGCTATTATTCGATTTGGAAAAAGGGCAATAATTGTAGTATTACCCACTCTTCTGAACACTGCTAGTGTGTTTGTTGCCTTACCTGCCCAAAGTTATCGATACTTATATGGCACTACATTAGTGACAATATTATTACTTTTATTTTTATTATCCAGTAAAAGGGACGAGAAGAATGTTGAAATCAATTAA
- a CDS encoding EamA family transporter: MLKSIKQSISKNKKGIILMIIASFLISIGQLLWKLSNGTISLELLLGLVLYGLGAVIMIIAFQYGSLSVLHPLLSLSYIFAILLGLWILDEKLLFVNYFGILLIIVGSILIGGGDVE; encoded by the coding sequence ATGTTGAAATCAATTAAACAATCAATTTCAAAGAATAAAAAAGGGATTATCTTGATGATTATTGCTTCCTTTTTAATTTCTATTGGACAGCTTCTTTGGAAGCTGTCCAATGGAACGATCTCATTAGAATTATTATTGGGATTAGTTCTATACGGATTAGGTGCTGTCATCATGATTATCGCTTTTCAATATGGAAGTTTATCGGTGCTCCATCCTCTCCTTAGTTTGAGTTATATTTTCGCTATTCTACTTGGATTATGGATATTGGATGAAAAACTTCTGTTCGTAAATTATTTTGGTATTCTCCTCATTATAGTAGGGTCTATACTCATTGGTGGAGGAGATGTAGAGTAA
- a CDS encoding EamA family transporter, with product MKIFILVITMTLLGALGGYFFKLATSSGLKLNKRLFFYVGLGIVLYLSGAFLNIILLKHLPYTIAFPLTSFTYIWTMVISYFGLKEIMTARKIVGTIFILLGAFLLIL from the coding sequence ATGAAAATTTTTATTCTTGTTATAACAATGACACTTTTAGGAGCTTTAGGAGGCTATTTTTTCAAACTCGCTACCTCTTCTGGCTTAAAGTTAAACAAACGTTTGTTTTTTTATGTTGGACTAGGTATCGTTCTATATTTATCAGGTGCTTTTCTTAATATTATTTTATTAAAACACTTGCCATATACAATTGCATTTCCACTCACATCATTTACGTATATTTGGACAATGGTCATTTCCTACTTTGGATTAAAAGAAATAATGACTGCTAGAAAAATTGTGGGTACTATATTTATACTCTTAGGTGCTTTTTTATTAATACTATAA
- a CDS encoding ArpU family phage packaging/lysis transcriptional regulator, protein MGTLLVEDLKINVKQTKKATESILEKYKIYMLSEPEERQPKITASYSLLPPTKTNQFYSSTEDIAIKNIDFMRRKQKLIENVQKAINRLDEFERAIVVKRYLSGDDVYDYEVYNELGLSERKYYRMKAKMFYKLALILNVEVYD, encoded by the coding sequence GTGGGAACACTTTTAGTAGAAGATTTGAAAATAAATGTGAAACAGACGAAAAAAGCAACAGAAAGTATTTTAGAAAAATATAAAATATATATGTTGTCAGAGCCAGAGGAACGTCAACCAAAAATAACAGCCTCTTATTCTCTTTTGCCGCCGACAAAAACAAATCAATTTTATTCTTCAACAGAAGATATCGCTATTAAGAACATTGACTTCATGAGACGTAAGCAAAAACTCATTGAAAATGTTCAAAAGGCAATTAATAGACTTGATGAATTTGAAAGAGCCATCGTAGTGAAACGTTATCTCTCAGGTGATGATGTTTATGATTATGAAGTGTATAACGAACTTGGGTTAAGTGAGAGGAAATATTATCGAATGAAGGCAAAAATGTTTTACAAGTTAGCTCTTATCTTAAACGTGGAAGTGTATGATTAA
- a CDS encoding helix-turn-helix transcriptional regulator codes for MKEKGKLYNNLHVLRAQNKWSQKDVAEKVGVSRQTIVSIEANKYNPSLILAFKLANLFDVDINNVFEYKEEIKDGNIDQ; via the coding sequence GTGAAAGAGAAAGGGAAGCTATATAATAACCTTCACGTTTTAAGAGCTCAAAATAAATGGTCACAAAAAGATGTAGCGGAGAAAGTTGGTGTTAGCAGGCAGACAATTGTTTCTATTGAGGCAAATAAATATAACCCTTCGCTTATTTTAGCGTTTAAACTGGCCAACTTATTCGATGTCGATATTAATAATGTATTTGAATATAAGGAGGAGATCAAAGATGGAAACATTGATCAATGA
- the prmC gene encoding peptide chain release factor N(5)-glutamine methyltransferase, with protein MKVYEALNWASSYLQEANRDNNAAELLLRHHMKLTRAQLFSESRKEVNEQIWLSFQSDVKEHAKGVPVQYMIGSESFYGRSFLVNQEVLIPRPETEELIEGILQRITTFNRELIVADIGTGSGAIAVTLSLENSNMNVYATDIAAESLKVAKENASQLGVEVTFLQGDLVQPLVESKLKFDVIVSNPPYIPIAEVDQLEVVVKDFEPRRALAGGEDGLDFYRRLASDLPQIMKEQFLIGVEIGVGQGEQVSTIFHNAFPLAQVEIVNDINGKDRMVFVQKNKTP; from the coding sequence ATAAAAGTGTACGAAGCCCTTAATTGGGCTTCTTCTTATTTACAAGAGGCGAATCGAGATAATAATGCAGCGGAATTGTTATTACGTCACCATATGAAGTTAACGAGAGCTCAACTTTTTAGTGAATCGCGTAAAGAAGTAAATGAACAAATTTGGCTGTCTTTTCAATCTGATGTAAAAGAGCATGCAAAAGGAGTACCGGTTCAATACATGATTGGTTCAGAAAGTTTTTATGGTCGTTCGTTTCTTGTCAATCAAGAAGTGCTCATTCCACGACCAGAAACTGAAGAACTCATTGAAGGGATCTTACAGAGAATCACCACGTTTAACCGTGAATTAATAGTTGCAGATATAGGAACGGGAAGTGGAGCCATTGCCGTTACCCTTTCTTTAGAAAATTCTAACATGAACGTTTATGCAACGGATATTGCAGCGGAATCACTAAAAGTAGCAAAAGAAAATGCGTCTCAATTAGGGGTGGAGGTAACCTTTTTACAAGGGGATCTTGTCCAGCCTTTGGTTGAGTCAAAGTTGAAGTTTGATGTCATTGTATCCAATCCTCCATATATCCCCATAGCAGAAGTAGATCAGCTTGAAGTAGTGGTCAAAGACTTTGAACCGAGACGTGCTCTTGCTGGTGGAGAAGATGGATTGGACTTTTACCGAAGACTAGCATCCGACTTGCCACAAATCATGAAAGAGCAGTTTTTAATTGGAGTTGAAATTGGGGTAGGTCAAGGCGAACAAGTGAGTACGATTTTTCATAATGCGTTTCCTTTAGCTCAAGTAGAAATTGTTAACGACATAAATGGCAAGGACCGAATGGTTTTTGTTCAGAAAAATAAGACACCCTAA
- the prfA gene encoding peptide chain release factor 1, translating to MLDRLQAVEDRYEKLNELLMDPNVVNDPKKLREYSKEQSGLQETVEVYRECKEVTEQLEDAKQMLEDKLDADMREMVKDEVDELTEQKDQLEEKLKVLLIPKDPNDDKNVIMEVRGAAGGEEAALFASDLYRMYSRYAEAQGWKTEVMEASPTGTGGYKEIIFMINGEGAYSRMKFENGAHRVQRVPETESGGRIHTSTATVAVLPEAEEVEVEVHDKDIRVDTFASSGPGGQSVNTTMSAVRLTHVPTGIVVSCQDEKSQIKNKDKAMKVLRARIYDKFQQEAQAEYDQNRKMAVGTGDRSERIRTYNFPQNRVTDHRIGLTIQKLDQILEGKLDEVIEALIHEDHAERLKAADQA from the coding sequence GTGTTAGATCGTTTACAAGCTGTTGAAGATCGTTATGAAAAATTAAATGAGTTATTAATGGATCCTAATGTAGTAAATGATCCAAAGAAACTAAGGGAATACTCGAAAGAACAATCGGGACTTCAAGAAACGGTTGAAGTATATCGTGAGTGTAAGGAAGTAACGGAACAACTAGAAGATGCAAAACAAATGTTAGAAGATAAACTTGATGCGGATATGAGAGAAATGGTCAAGGATGAAGTCGATGAATTGACTGAACAGAAGGATCAATTAGAAGAAAAACTAAAAGTCCTTCTCATTCCGAAAGATCCGAATGATGATAAAAACGTCATCATGGAAGTTCGCGGTGCAGCTGGAGGAGAGGAAGCAGCTTTGTTTGCCTCAGATCTTTATCGTATGTATAGCCGCTATGCTGAAGCGCAAGGCTGGAAAACAGAAGTAATGGAAGCAAGCCCTACAGGTACAGGTGGATACAAAGAAATTATCTTTATGATAAATGGTGAAGGTGCATATTCACGTATGAAATTTGAAAACGGAGCACATCGTGTCCAACGGGTACCTGAGACAGAATCGGGTGGACGTATCCATACGTCTACTGCTACAGTTGCTGTTTTACCAGAAGCTGAAGAAGTTGAGGTTGAAGTACACGATAAGGATATTCGTGTCGATACGTTCGCTTCAAGTGGACCTGGTGGGCAAAGTGTGAATACAACGATGTCTGCCGTCAGGTTAACGCACGTTCCAACTGGTATCGTTGTATCATGCCAAGATGAAAAATCACAAATTAAAAATAAAGACAAAGCCATGAAAGTTCTTAGGGCACGTATTTATGATAAGTTTCAACAGGAAGCTCAAGCTGAATACGATCAAAATAGAAAAATGGCCGTTGGAACAGGCGATCGTTCAGAACGAATTCGCACGTATAACTTCCCGCAAAATCGTGTGACAGACCACCGCATTGGGTTAACGATTCAAAAACTCGATCAAATCTTAGAAGGCAAATTAGACGAAGTGATTGAAGCGCTCATTCACGAAGATCATGCCGAACGTCTGAAAGCAGCCGATCAAGCATGA
- a CDS encoding MerR family transcriptional regulator, which produces MNTGAVANEIGVSTKTIQRWVKQLNIEMNRNELGHYLFTDEDVNILKNVHQQIKSGTPFQEIKVSKKKKRVGSVKPTSMPTNDSIKHVLNKVAELDVRINSKADDVVTYQVLQHRKETEELLGRIDLLEEKIERMEHLLNQTLKQTSETPIQEPLPQKRRNFFHSILNIIS; this is translated from the coding sequence ATGAATACAGGGGCCGTAGCGAACGAAATTGGGGTATCGACAAAAACGATTCAACGGTGGGTAAAACAGTTAAATATTGAAATGAATCGCAATGAATTAGGGCACTACTTATTTACAGATGAAGATGTAAACATATTAAAGAATGTCCATCAACAGATCAAATCTGGAACTCCCTTTCAAGAAATTAAAGTGTCTAAAAAGAAAAAAAGGGTAGGATCTGTCAAACCTACCTCCATGCCGACAAACGATTCTATTAAACATGTATTAAATAAAGTTGCTGAGCTTGACGTTCGAATTAATTCGAAAGCAGATGATGTTGTTACCTATCAAGTCCTTCAGCATCGAAAGGAAACAGAAGAATTACTAGGGCGCATCGACCTTTTGGAAGAAAAAATAGAAAGAATGGAGCACCTATTAAATCAAACTCTCAAACAAACCTCTGAAACTCCCATACAGGAGCCTCTTCCACAAAAACGCAGGAATTTCTTCCATTCCATTTTAAATATAATCTCATAA
- a CDS encoding amino acid ABC transporter ATP-binding protein: MITVKNLHKSFGRLHVLKGIDMEVAESDVVCLIGASGSGKSTLLRSLNFLEIKDKGDVTIDGKLINPKKDDLNQVRQKVGMVFQHFNLFPHKNVLENVMEAPIQVKKMEKKEAEAIAKKYLDKVGLSDKVKAYPSQLSGGQKQRAAIARALAMQPKVMLFDEPTSALDPELVGEVLSTMKELADEGMTMVVVTHEMGFAREVADRIVYLDDGMIIEEGLPKDVFESPKEERTKEFLSKVL, from the coding sequence ATGATTACAGTAAAAAATCTTCATAAGTCATTTGGGCGTCTTCACGTATTAAAAGGAATTGATATGGAAGTGGCGGAAAGTGATGTTGTTTGCTTAATTGGCGCAAGTGGATCAGGAAAAAGTACGTTGTTAAGGTCGTTAAATTTTTTAGAGATAAAAGATAAGGGCGATGTGACGATAGATGGCAAACTCATCAATCCAAAAAAGGACGATCTTAATCAAGTGAGACAGAAAGTGGGCATGGTGTTTCAGCATTTTAATTTGTTTCCTCATAAAAATGTATTGGAAAATGTCATGGAAGCACCTATTCAAGTAAAAAAGATGGAAAAAAAAGAAGCAGAAGCAATCGCGAAAAAGTATTTAGATAAAGTAGGCTTAAGTGATAAGGTCAAAGCCTATCCTTCTCAGCTTTCTGGTGGTCAGAAGCAAAGGGCAGCTATTGCCAGAGCCTTAGCGATGCAGCCGAAAGTCATGCTTTTTGATGAACCAACTTCTGCTTTAGACCCTGAATTAGTTGGAGAAGTATTATCAACCATGAAGGAACTGGCGGATGAAGGAATGACCATGGTGGTGGTGACGCATGAAATGGGCTTTGCTCGTGAGGTCGCGGACCGAATTGTTTATTTAGATGACGGCATGATTATCGAAGAAGGACTTCCAAAAGATGTTTTTGAAAGCCCGAAAGAGGAACGGACGAAGGAATTTTTAAGTAAAGTATTGTGA
- a CDS encoding amino acid ABC transporter permease: MGEIAAKTVEQFSKAAIITVEITFFSLIFASILGLIAAFLKISEIKILNWIANIYITIVRGTPLIVQVFIFYFGLVSFGITLEPFWAGVCALALHNGAYIAEIFRGTIQSIDRGQMEAARSLGMSYPKAMQRIILPQAFKRSIPPVANQFIIGLKDSSLVAYIGVQELWGQGLSEAASNFKQFQTYAVNGLYYLALVLIFTIIVNFIEKRMDVDTRGSHV; this comes from the coding sequence ATGGGAGAGATTGCAGCCAAGACGGTGGAACAGTTTTCAAAGGCAGCTATTATCACCGTTGAAATTACGTTTTTTTCATTGATCTTCGCTTCAATACTTGGATTAATTGCGGCCTTTTTAAAAATTTCCGAAATAAAAATTTTGAATTGGATTGCGAATATTTATATTACGATTGTGCGCGGTACACCGTTAATTGTACAAGTGTTTATCTTTTATTTTGGCCTTGTTTCATTTGGAATTACATTGGAACCCTTTTGGGCCGGGGTATGCGCACTAGCCCTTCATAATGGAGCTTATATTGCAGAGATTTTTCGAGGGACGATTCAATCGATCGATCGTGGTCAAATGGAGGCTGCTCGCTCATTAGGAATGTCCTATCCGAAAGCCATGCAACGAATCATTTTACCACAAGCTTTTAAACGTTCAATTCCACCTGTTGCCAATCAATTCATCATTGGCTTAAAAGATTCATCCTTAGTAGCTTATATTGGTGTCCAGGAACTATGGGGACAAGGTTTATCAGAAGCGGCAAGTAACTTCAAGCAGTTTCAAACCTACGCCGTAAATGGACTCTATTATCTTGCATTAGTTTTAATTTTTACGATCATTGTTAATTTTATCGAAAAAAGAATGGATGTCGACACAAGGGGGAGCCACGTATGA